The genomic segment CCTTCATTTTCCTTTCGAGCGCTTCTATTTTTTCTTGAGAGACGGGGAAGGGCATCTTAAGACTCCTATAAAAACGCTCTTATTTTTTGGGCGGTTTGGGCAAGTTCTTCTTGGGGAGTTGGCTTTGCGTTGAGGAAATTCAGTTCTCCTCGAACGCCTAGAATAGGAATTAAATGAACATGGGCATGTCGGACTTCCATTCCATAAATCATCACCCCAATTTTCTCACAGGGAATGGCTTTTTGAATCGCATGGGAAACTCTTTTCGAAAAAATCATAAGCCCAGAAAGAAGTTCGTCCTCCAGGTCAAAAAAATAGTCAATTTCTTGCTTGGGAATGACGAGGGTATGCCCCGGGTTGATCGGTTTAATTTCTAAAAATGAAAAATATTTTTCATCCTCCAAAATTTTATGACAAGGGATTTTCCCTTGAATGATTTGGGTAAAAATAGAGGGCATAGAGACAACCTTTTTATATTATTTTATGTTAGATTTAGATTTCAGGAGCTATTATAGCACGAGAGGATCAGCATCGAGGAACAGAGACATCACTAACCTCAACCAGGTTTAATTTATGAATAAGACGACCCGTATTTTGTGCTGGAATGTAAATGGGATTCGAGCCGTTCAGAAGAAGGGCTTTCTCAAATGGTTGGATGAGGAATCTCCGGACATTTTGTGCATTCAAGAAACCAAGGCTCATCCAGATCAATTAGACGCACTTCTTCATCCTCCGGGCTATCAAGTTTATTTTAATTCGGCTGAACGCAAGGGCTATAGTGGGGTCGCGACCTTCACGCGTCAGGAACCCAAAATTGTAAAAACAGGATTTGGGATCCCGCAATTTGATCGTGAAGGAAGAGTGCTTTTAACAGAGTATTCAGATTTTACCCTTTTAAATATTTATTTCCCGAATGGAAAGCGTGATGAGATCAGGCTTCAATACAAATTAGATTTTTATGAAGAAACTTTACGATTTGTTGAAAAGTTAAAGAAGAAGGGCAAGCCGGTAATTATTTGTGGGGATTATAATACGGCTCATCAGCCGATTGATTTAGCTCGTCCCAAGGCCAACGAGAAGATTTCAGGATTTTTGCCCATTGAACGAGCCTGGCTGGATCGATGGATTGAAAAGGGACAAGTCGATATTTTCCGAAAATTTTCTTCTCTCCCTGATCAATATACGTGGTGGGATATGCAGACACGGGCTCGAGATCGAAATATAGGCTGGAGAATTGATTATCATTTTGTTACAGAAAATTTAGTACCCGCTGTTAAAAATGCTTCTATTTTATCTCAAGTTCAAGGTTCCGACCATTGTCCCGTCAGTCTTGAGTTAGCCTGAAAAAGCTCTTTCTTGCTATTCACATTCAGAAAAGGTTTTTGGTTTTGAGTCGCGATCACTTTTTTTTCTGGGATGGATTCTAAAAAATCAATCATGGACAATTGATCTTTATTCATTCTCTCGAAAAGGGTGTGGGAAAGAGCGGGTTCATAAAGGCCTGGAAAGGGTTGAAGAAAACCCTCAGGATGACGAAAGACAGTTATTTTATTTTTCACTTGATGAGAACTCATCAGTGTGAGGAGGCTTTCAAGTGTGACCTCAGGCATGTCACAAGTGAGGACGAGAAGGGACGTGTTTTCAAATATTCGACACGCCGTATAGAGACCTCCTAGCGGGCCTTTCCCAGGAATGAGATCTTGCTCGGTTCTGCATTTTAAGAAGGAATAATTTTGAGTTTCGTTGATGATGATGCAGGATTCAAGATAAAGTTTTTTTAGGATTCTCTCGGCATGTTCCAGCAGCGTGATTCCCTTCCATTTTGCAAATGCCTTATCCTCACCGAAACGGCGACTTTTGCCACCTGCCAGGATGATGCCTTGAATTTTCATGGTTGTCGCCATAAACGTTTGTGGTCACCCGAGATGAATGAAAATAAGCTGTTAATTCAAAATTTAAAAATCAAAATGCAAAATGACATATTAAAATTCAAAATTTCTAATGCTATTGCAAGGGAAACATTTTAAATTTTGATTTGTCATTTTGATTTTTGATATGAAAGTCGGGCTCATTTTGTAGTCGCCCCATTTATGGGGCTGCCGTGTGCCCCTTGCATGGATTGCCCGATGAATCGGGCGACTACAAAAAAAAACACGATGGGGAGAACTTTCATCACACACGATGATCTCGAAAGATCATTAAAATTGGTATTTGATTTTTGGATTTTCATAGTTGGCAGGGAGAAACCCATTCACTGGTTCCGTCCATGTAAACTTCTTTTTTCCAGATGGGAACAGTTTTTTTTATCTCTTCTAAAATCGCTCTACAAGCAGAAAAGGCCTCTGGCCGGTGAGCTGAGGAAACCATGATTACAAGGGCCAACTCACCTACCTCAAGCCACCCAATTCTGTGAACCACCCTCACGTCTTCGACTGAAAAATTTTTTTGGGCTTGCTCAATGATGGAGTGGATTTCTTTTTCAGCCATTTCCGGATAGCATTCGTAAAAAAGTTTTTGGACGCTCTTCCCTTCATCATGATTCCTAACAATCCCTATGAAAAGAACCATGGCTCCGCAAGAGAGAGGGATGGATGTTCTAAGAACCTTTTCTAAACGGATCGGCTCCTGGGTAATAAATTTGAAATTTGAAATTTGAAATTTGAAATTTTCCATCCTATCCTCCGGCCACAGGGGGAAGAAGAGCCAAAGTATCTTGATCCTGAAGCCTCTCGTCTCCTTGGGCCCAATTTTCATTGAGGCCGTAAAGAAGGGGGAGAGAAGCCAAAGATTTTAGCCTAGATTCTTCAAAGAGAATTTTTAACGCTTCATCAATGGTCATAGCCTCAGGCAAATCAAGGATACGCTTGTCTTGACCAAAGATATCTCTAAGTTGTGCAAAGAAAAGAACTTTTACTTTCATTTAGGATGGCCCCCTCTTATAGATTCTAACCCCTCCATCTCCCCTTTGAAAAAAAGGGGAGGGCACCCCACGTTTCCATGGGGGAGTAAATCAACCGTTACCCTTTCTCCCTTTTTAAGGATCCGATTTTGGGGCTCGACTAAAATCAAACTGTTTGCAGCGTGTAATGAAGAAATCATGTGCGAACTCTGATGTTGAAGTGGTATCACTGTTGTTTTCCCATGATTTTCCAGAGTCATTGCTTTTAGAAAGAGAACTTTACTGGGATCCGCCTGAATATCTTTTTCAAGAATGGCTTTTTGTCGGGGGAGAGAGGCGTTTTGAAACCCTGACATGCGAGAGAGAACGGGATAAATATATTCATAAAAGCAGGTGAAAACAGCGGCAGGATTTCCTGGAAGGCCAAAGATAAGCTTATCACTTTTTCTTCCAAAGAAAAGGGGTTTGCCTGGTTTTTGAAGGACTTTCCAGAAAAGAGAGCGAACATTCAGTTCCTTTAAAACATCTTTCACAAAATCATAGTCTCCCGTAGAGACTCCACCGGTGAGAATGACAACATCATTTTGAGCAAGTGACTGTTGAATTGTTTTTTTTAGAGCATGAGGCTCATCTTTTACCGTTTTGACGAAAGAAGGGTGGATCCCCATCATTTGAAGTGCAGATGAAATCATCCAGGAATTGCTATCATAAATTTTTCCAGGGCTTAATTTCTTCCCAACAGGAACAAGCTCGCTTCCTGAAACGATGAGAGCGACCTCAGGTTTTTTAAAGACTTTTATACTTTCTTTTCCCAGCGAGGATAAAATCCCCAGGGTTGCGGGATGAATGTAAGAATTTTTATGGAGGAGGAGGGTCCCTTTTTTAACTTCTTCTCCCCGGTAACGGATATTTTTTCGTTGAGGCATGAATTGATCCATCACGAGATGATTTTGTTTAACATCAGCATTTTCCTGGGCAAGAACGGTATTGGCTCCCTTTGGAATCATGGCCCCTGTCATGATTCGATAAGTCCCTAATTCTTTGAGATCTTTGAGTGGATCTCCAGCCTTGATTGTTCTAACGATTTTAAGTCGGACGGGTTTTTCAGCGCTTGCGGTTTGTGTGTCCTCGGATCTGAGTGCAAAGCCATCCATGGCAGAGTTGTCCCAGAGGGTTAGCGCAGTCAAGAGATGGGTATCAACATGGCCCCATTTGAGATGTCCCAGAAGTCCTGAAACTGAGTTAACAAAAATAAAGCAACTTGCACAGGCGCCTGCTTCTTTTAATTCAACCCATCGCATCATGAGAAGGAGAGGGCTTAAGAAAATTCCGCCACCGATCCCTAAAAGTCCGGAGATAAAGCCAAGCCCTCCTCCCAAAGGGAGGCCCAGGAACCAAGTTTTTTTCCAGGAAACAGGCATTGTATTTTCAAATTTTTTTTCAGAAATAAACATACGTAGGGCCACAGCCAAGAGGGCAAGCCCCAGTAAAAAAGAAAAAAGTTCTTTTGAAATGGAGATGGATCCACCGAAATAGGCCAACGGAATCGACGTCACCATAAAAGGTATGAGGATACGAAATCGGAAATAACCTGCACGATAATGGTTCCAGAATCCAGCGCCTACGACCATGAGATTACATATCAGTGCCGTAGGTGGAATATTTTGATAGGGAAGTCCGGTCAAAACGAGAATAGCCAAATAAGACGAACCCCCTCCAAAGCCTACCATCGAATAGGAAAAGGCGATGATAAAGAATACGATAGGAAGCCAAAAGGTGAGATGGTTCATACGCATACTTTCATTTTGTTGCGAAAACAAATCCAAAATTCTGAACAAATCCAAAATCCAAAAATCAAAATGCAAAATGACAATGCAAAATTCAAAAATTTTCCAGCGCTATTGTGAGGGAAGTATTTTAAATTTTGATTTGTCATTTTGATCTTTGATTTTTGGATTTTGATTTCATCAATGCCCTAAACCTCTCATCATTTTGTAGCCATGTAAAATAGACGGAAAAATCGCATTCAGGCCTTCACGTACCCCATTGGAAGATCCCGGGAGGTTTACGATGAGTGTATTTCTCTTTTGTCCTGCAAGACCTCGAGAGAGCATGGCGTAAGGGGTACGCTTTTGTCCGTAAGAACGTGCGGCTTCCATGATCCCAGGGATTTCACGATCGATAATTTCTTTTGTAGCTTCTACGGTAACATCTCTAGGGCCTAGCCCTGTTCCTCCGGTTGTTAAAATGAGATGAATATCCTGTTCGCAGAGTTCTTTCAATTTTTCTAAAATAAGATTTTTGTCATCGGGGAGGATGATATAGCTTGGATGAATCCCGTAACTTTCGAGTTTTTCTTGAATGATTCTCCCAGAGGTATCTTGACGCGTTTTCTTAAATGTTCCATCAGAGGTAACAATAATTGCAGCGGAGAAATTTTTGGGAATCACCTCTTTAAAATCTGTTTTTCCTCCTTTTTTCTCAATCAATTTTGTTGAAATAATTTCCATCTCTTGATCAATGGCTTTGAGCATATCATAAAGGGTTAAGGTTGCAATCGAAGCAGCTGTCAGAGCCTCCATTTCAACCCCTGTTTTCCAAATGGCTTGAACCGAGGCTCTCACGACAATTTGTTTCTCCTGGACATCAAACTCAATTTCCACAAAGTCAATGGGAAGGGGATGACAATAGGGAATCAATTCCGAAGTTTTTTTTGCAGCTGTGATTCCCGCTATTCTTGCAACCGCGAGCACATCTTTTTTAGGAACGTCATTTTGGAGAAGTCGCTGAATGGTTTCTGGTCTAGCCACAATCGTGCTAGAGGCCGTTGCTACCCTAAAGGTATCTATTTTATCTGTAACAGATTTCATCCGCCAATGCTCCGAATATAAGGCATTTCGTCTAAAGCTAAGGGAACGCCGTCCCTATCTTGAAAGGGCTGGTCATAGAAGAGGGGGTTCCCCCTGGGTTTTATTTTTACGGCGTGCAAGACCGCCGCAATGATTTCTTCATCAGGCCGATTTTCCTTCAAAAGTTCTTTTAAAGAAACTTCCTCATGAGAAAAAAGACATGGACGAATTTTCCCATCGCTTGTCAGTCTTAAACGCGAGCAGCGATCACAAAAAGGTTCCGTTAAAGAGGCAATGAATCCCAATTTTCCCTTGCCATTTCGAATGTGAAAGGTTTGGGCAACATTGTCTCCTCTTTGAAAATCCTCTGCCAAATCATATTTCTCTTTCACGAGACTTCGAACTTGAGCCATCGGCATGAAAAGATTTTTCTGCCAGTTTGAACCGCAAAGCGGCATGAATTCTAAGAAACGAATCTCCAAGGGATAGTCAAAGGCCAAACTCACAAAGTTAAGAATTTCATGATCATTCACACCCTTCAGGACCACCATGTTTAATTTTAGAGGGAATGCCTCTTCAAGGGCACCCATGATGGAGCGAAGAACAGCCTCATCATCATGGGTGCGCGTCACTTTCCTGAAGCTGACGGCCTCCAAACTATCGAGGCTGATGTTGATCCGGTCTAGCCCCGCTTGTTTGAGAGGCTTGACAAACGTCGAGAGCCGGCTCCCATTGGTTGTTAACGAGAGATCCTTAATCCTTCCAATTTCTTTAATGCCTCTCACAATATCAAGAATGTCTTCCCTTAAGAGTGGCTCACCTCCCGTCAGTCGGACCCGCTCAATACCCAGGCGACTCATAATCTGGACCAGACGGACGATTTGGGTTCCCGTGAGGATATCATGAGCTGGCAAAACGGGCAACCCTTCTTCAGGCATGCAGTAAAGGCAGCGAAAGTTGCAGCGGTCGGTTAAAGAAATTCTGAGATAGTTAACGCGCCGACCGAAGGGGTCGGTCAATCTATGAGGATAGACCATTTTTTCTTCTCCTTTGCAATTCACCCCGACGTTACGTCGGGGATCGGGAGGCGCTTACGTTTCCGCCAAAGCGCCCTCGGTCTGATTCCCATATCCTTATCTTTATAAGAGACTTAGGAAATCAGACTCGGAGATTTGCTTTCTATTTTTCTTCTTTTTCTTCGGACTTTACGTCTTTCTCAACGTCTTTCAGACCCTTTTTAAAAAGTCTTATCCCCTGTCCAATCGACTTGGCTAACTCAGGGATTCTTTTCGGGCCAAAAAGAATAAGAAGAATCGTCAAAACGATGAGAATTTCTGTCCAACCTATTCTTCCGAACATAAGGTTCCTTTCCCAGACTTAAATCAGGATGCTAAAACACCTGCAAATAAAGTTTTATGATCAAAATCATAAAATTTTATCTTCTGTTGTCCTGAGATCTACCATCCAAACAGCTGGAGTATCGTTCACTGTCCGGCATGCGATTTCACACATCCCGCAACCGTCGCAGATCAATGGGATGATCATCGGTCTTAGATCCTTTATCTCAATGGCTCTGTCACGATGCGGACAGGCCACATAACAAAGCTGACAATTCAATCCCGCCCAAGCCAGACAACGGCTGACATCAATTCTGGCAATTTTGGGCTTATTTTCTTTCGACTTTGAACTTTGAGCGAATTCGTTTGTAACAGATCTCAATTCATTCAAGAAAAACTGAGGAAATGATTTAAAAAATTCACGGCGACTCGTCAAAAAATCAGGCAGTTTCATGTATAACCCTCGCCTTGGATAAATACAGCTCAAAACATTGCCGGCAAATGCTGGAAGACAAAAGCCACTCAGGAAAGTCTTTTCTAATTTCATTGATAACCAAGGTTTTTTCTTCTAATTCCTCCCAATTGAACTTGTCAAGATATGGAAATCCACACAATGAGCAGTGAAAACTCTCCCGTCGCCCTGGTTTCCCAGATTCAGCCTCTTTTGCAACCTGTATCAATTCACCCTGAGTCAGCGACCGACTGCTGAAGAGATTTTGAAATACATTCTCTTGTTTTCCATCACTCCAGGAAGAAAAGGCTTTGTTGAAACTTGCTCGCAGTTCATCTGGAGTTATATGAGAAAAGTGACCCGCCCCAATAATGCGCTTTGTGATATAAATATTCCACAAAAGGCGAAAACGATCACGCGCGAGGTCATTTTCCACTTCACAAAATCCCCCTAGATCAGCATCCGTAGAATATTGAAAAGAGGGATCCAGCATATCGGAGATATGAAACAGTTCATGGCGCAAGAAAGACTCGAAAAAAAGAAGATTTTCTAGTCCAACAATCCGAAGACCCAAAAGGACCGTCTTTAAATTTCCATCTACATATAGTTGAGCACCCTCTCCTTTTCGATTCCACACCGTCTTAACAAATAAAAGCATGCTTGAGTCATTCAGTAGATGAAATTCTGAAATCACATTCTCAAAAATGAAACGCAATCCCAGCTTTGAAAAGAATTCTTCAAAGAAACTATGGAATTTTTTTTCTCTCTCAAGGCCTTGGAAATGTTCGTAGATTTGGATTCTTTGAAGGTGGAACGAGTCCACAATGGGCTGATCCCCTCTTTTCTCAAGGGAACGAATCCCAATAAATACCGCTTCTTCAATAAAAGAGGGCTCGAACTTTAAGTTCATGACCTTTATGTTCCAAGACTGTATTGATTCATATGTCCAGGCTGCTCAAAAAGAGCCAGTTTCAAGGCGCGTGCAAGCGACCGCGGAGGCGTACGTTTGATGGTACGCCGCACAAGGGAGCGCAGCACGCAACGCAGAAAATGGCCTTTTTCAGCAGCCTGCCAAACAAGAAACGCATCCCGTCTCCAGCTTCTCTTGTATCCTGCGAATAGGTAAATCTCTCGGGCCAGGGTTCACGTCTGATTTTTCGCAATCACTCACAATGAAACAAAAAGCAAACTCAGCAATAGAATGCATCA from the Chlamydiota bacterium genome contains:
- the xth gene encoding exodeoxyribonuclease III, giving the protein MNKTTRILCWNVNGIRAVQKKGFLKWLDEESPDILCIQETKAHPDQLDALLHPPGYQVYFNSAERKGYSGVATFTRQEPKIVKTGFGIPQFDREGRVLLTEYSDFTLLNIYFPNGKRDEIRLQYKLDFYEETLRFVEKLKKKGKPVIICGDYNTAHQPIDLARPKANEKISGFLPIERAWLDRWIEKGQVDIFRKFSSLPDQYTWWDMQTRARDRNIGWRIDYHFVTENLVPAVKNASILSQVQGSDHCPVSLELA
- a CDS encoding bifunctional molybdenum cofactor biosynthesis protein MoaC/MoaB; the protein is MKSVTDKIDTFRVATASSTIVARPETIQRLLQNDVPKKDVLAVARIAGITAAKKTSELIPYCHPLPIDFVEIEFDVQEKQIVVRASVQAIWKTGVEMEALTAASIATLTLYDMLKAIDQEMEIISTKLIEKKGGKTDFKEVIPKNFSAAIIVTSDGTFKKTRQDTSGRIIQEKLESYGIHPSYIILPDDKNLILEKLKELCEQDIHLILTTGGTGLGPRDVTVEATKEIIDREIPGIMEAARSYGQKRTPYAMLSRGLAGQKRNTLIVNLPGSSNGVREGLNAIFPSILHGYKMMRGLGH
- a CDS encoding HIT family protein — its product is MPSIFTQIIQGKIPCHKILEDEKYFSFLEIKPINPGHTLVIPKQEIDYFFDLEDELLSGLMIFSKRVSHAIQKAIPCEKIGVMIYGMEVRHAHVHLIPILGVRGELNFLNAKPTPQEELAQTAQKIRAFL
- a CDS encoding TSUP family transporter — protein: MNHLTFWLPIVFFIIAFSYSMVGFGGGSSYLAILVLTGLPYQNIPPTALICNLMVVGAGFWNHYRAGYFRFRILIPFMVTSIPLAYFGGSISISKELFSFLLGLALLAVALRMFISEKKFENTMPVSWKKTWFLGLPLGGGLGFISGLLGIGGGIFLSPLLLMMRWVELKEAGACASCFIFVNSVSGLLGHLKWGHVDTHLLTALTLWDNSAMDGFALRSEDTQTASAEKPVRLKIVRTIKAGDPLKDLKELGTYRIMTGAMIPKGANTVLAQENADVKQNHLVMDQFMPQRKNIRYRGEEVKKGTLLLHKNSYIHPATLGILSSLGKESIKVFKKPEVALIVSGSELVPVGKKLSPGKIYDSNSWMISSALQMMGIHPSFVKTVKDEPHALKKTIQQSLAQNDVVILTGGVSTGDYDFVKDVLKELNVRSLFWKVLQKPGKPLFFGRKSDKLIFGLPGNPAAVFTCFYEYIYPVLSRMSGFQNASLPRQKAILEKDIQADPSKVLFLKAMTLENHGKTTVIPLQHQSSHMISSLHAANSLILVEPQNRILKKGERVTVDLLPHGNVGCPPLFFKGEMEGLESIRGGHPK
- a CDS encoding MoaD/ThiS family protein, producing MKVKVLFFAQLRDIFGQDKRILDLPEAMTIDEALKILFEESRLKSLASLPLLYGLNENWAQGDERLQDQDTLALLPPVAGG
- a CDS encoding molybdenum cofactor biosynthesis protein MoaE encodes the protein MENFKFQISNFKFITQEPIRLEKVLRTSIPLSCGAMVLFIGIVRNHDEGKSVQKLFYECYPEMAEKEIHSIIEQAQKNFSVEDVRVVHRIGWLEVGELALVIMVSSAHRPEAFSACRAILEEIKKTVPIWKKEVYMDGTSEWVSPCQL
- a CDS encoding twin-arginine translocase TatA/TatE family subunit, with product MFGRIGWTEILIVLTILLILFGPKRIPELAKSIGQGIRLFKKGLKDVEKDVKSEEKEEK
- the moaA gene encoding GTP 3',8-cyclase MoaA, with product MVYPHRLTDPFGRRVNYLRISLTDRCNFRCLYCMPEEGLPVLPAHDILTGTQIVRLVQIMSRLGIERVRLTGGEPLLREDILDIVRGIKEIGRIKDLSLTTNGSRLSTFVKPLKQAGLDRINISLDSLEAVSFRKVTRTHDDEAVLRSIMGALEEAFPLKLNMVVLKGVNDHEILNFVSLAFDYPLEIRFLEFMPLCGSNWQKNLFMPMAQVRSLVKEKYDLAEDFQRGDNVAQTFHIRNGKGKLGFIASLTEPFCDRCSRLRLTSDGKIRPCLFSHEEVSLKELLKENRPDEEIIAAVLHAVKIKPRGNPLFYDQPFQDRDGVPLALDEMPYIRSIGG
- a CDS encoding molybdenum cofactor guanylyltransferase; protein product: MKIQGIILAGGKSRRFGEDKAFAKWKGITLLEHAERILKKLYLESCIIINETQNYSFLKCRTEQDLIPGKGPLGGLYTACRIFENTSLLVLTCDMPEVTLESLLTLMSSHQVKNKITVFRHPEGFLQPFPGLYEPALSHTLFERMNKDQLSMIDFLESIPEKKVIATQNQKPFLNVNSKKELFQANSRLTGQWSEP